A window of the Paraburkholderia sp. ZP32-5 genome harbors these coding sequences:
- a CDS encoding alpha/beta fold hydrolase → MKTQFADIDGLITRYLIAGEGPLLLLVHPVGYPAEIYARNLDALATQRTVVAMDLPGQGFSAAPSAWAPAPQVVMARHAAALATHLGHERFSIVGSSLGGLVAALVALNAPERVERLVLIGTGSVFNEPHGQPEVLQRVYANGSRVYADPSFATLRARIANTCFIAPEADDILLAHMTAYAWPGAADHYRQIVDTLAATIADPECNAYPHLERMTMPTLIVAGDEDTRTSIDAHRRGGARMRDARLLTFARCGHLPFLECASAFNEAVDTFLRGGEVGERLA, encoded by the coding sequence ATGAAAACGCAATTCGCCGACATCGATGGCCTGATCACGCGGTATCTGATTGCCGGCGAAGGCCCGTTGCTGCTGCTCGTGCATCCGGTCGGTTATCCGGCCGAGATTTACGCGCGTAATCTCGATGCGCTCGCCACGCAGCGCACGGTCGTCGCGATGGATTTGCCGGGCCAGGGCTTTTCGGCCGCGCCTTCGGCCTGGGCACCCGCGCCGCAAGTCGTGATGGCGCGCCACGCGGCAGCGCTCGCGACGCATCTCGGTCACGAACGCTTCTCGATCGTCGGCAGCTCGCTCGGCGGACTGGTCGCGGCGCTGGTTGCATTGAATGCGCCGGAGCGCGTCGAGCGGCTCGTGCTGATCGGCACCGGTTCGGTGTTCAACGAGCCGCACGGCCAGCCTGAAGTGCTGCAGCGCGTGTATGCAAACGGCTCGCGCGTGTACGCGGATCCGTCGTTCGCGACGCTGCGCGCGCGTATCGCCAACACCTGCTTTATCGCGCCCGAAGCCGACGACATCCTGCTCGCGCATATGACTGCGTACGCGTGGCCGGGCGCGGCCGATCACTATCGGCAAATCGTCGACACGCTTGCCGCGACGATCGCCGATCCCGAATGCAACGCCTATCCGCATCTCGAACGTATGACGATGCCGACGCTGATCGTCGCCGGTGACGAAGACACGCGCACGTCGATCGACGCGCATCGGCGCGGCGGCGCGCGGATGCGCGATGCGCGCCTTCTGACCTTCGCGCGCTGCGGACATCTGCCGTTTCTCGAATGCGCGAGCGCATTCAACGAAGCCGTCGATACCTTCCTGCGCGGTGGCGAAGTAGGCGAACGTCTTGCTTGA
- a CDS encoding aromatic-ring-hydroxylating dioxygenase subunit beta, whose amino-acid sequence MATLTEDAPAIRLPVPASADVQAFLLLEADLLDRRELDAWLSLYTKDAVYWMPAEPGEPDPEQRISLFYDDRSILEDRVWRLGHPKMFSQNPPARQVRVLSTPVLADVDPCANSDTNGNASRVTVRTKFVMFEHRLREQRTFGGEYVHTLVDHGDGWRIARKLVHLVNCDAVLWNIGVPI is encoded by the coding sequence ATGGCGACGCTGACCGAAGACGCACCGGCGATCCGCTTGCCGGTGCCCGCGAGTGCGGATGTGCAGGCGTTTCTGCTGCTCGAAGCCGATCTGCTCGATCGCCGCGAACTCGACGCATGGCTTTCGCTGTATACGAAAGACGCCGTCTACTGGATGCCCGCCGAGCCGGGCGAACCCGATCCCGAGCAGCGCATTTCGCTGTTCTACGACGATCGCTCGATTCTCGAAGATCGCGTCTGGCGGTTGGGTCATCCGAAGATGTTTTCGCAGAATCCGCCGGCACGTCAGGTGCGCGTGTTGTCGACACCAGTGCTTGCCGATGTAGATCCATGCGCAAACAGCGATACAAACGGCAACGCCTCGCGCGTAACCGTGCGCACCAAGTTCGTGATGTTCGAACATCGTCTGCGCGAGCAGCGCACATTCGGTGGCGAATACGTGCATACGCTCGTCGATCACGGCGACGGCTGGCGCATCGCGCGCAAGCTCGTGCATCTCGTGAATTGCGACGCGGTGTTGTGGAATATCGGCGTGCCGATCTGA
- a CDS encoding NnrS family protein — MKPAINIESDRVNNTPRIALWALGFRPFYLAGALFGGIAMLLWLGALAGWPLLNSTSYMSGTLWHVHEMIFGFGAAIVVGFLLTAVRAWTSVNPAHGAGLAALWLLWLAGRLLMWRGVNPLGAIVDVAFLPVVALVLLRVLLTAKNRHNVFLPLALGLLALLNVLFHVWASHGHSDWALRGGWFAVGMLVLFVTIIGGRIIPSFTANAVPGFSAKRWRAVEATVIPATLLAFLLDALGAPWLAIVAVSAAAALVHGLRLAGWRSWRVGNRPILLILHIAYAGIPLGFVMLALAVLGVAPHSAAIHMFTVGVISCAIIAMITRTARGHTGRPLVAGSVELACYGLLILATLIRVFGPWFAPRFSMNWIYASGLCWAAALILYCVRYAPWLVLARADGKPG; from the coding sequence ATGAAGCCGGCCATCAACATCGAATCGGACCGAGTCAACAACACCCCACGCATTGCGCTATGGGCACTCGGATTCAGACCTTTCTACCTGGCCGGCGCGCTGTTCGGCGGCATCGCGATGCTGCTGTGGCTCGGCGCGTTGGCCGGCTGGCCGCTGCTGAATTCCACGTCATACATGTCGGGAACGCTGTGGCATGTGCATGAAATGATCTTTGGATTTGGCGCCGCGATCGTCGTGGGTTTTTTGCTGACTGCCGTGCGCGCGTGGACCAGCGTGAATCCCGCGCATGGCGCCGGTCTTGCCGCGCTGTGGCTGCTCTGGCTCGCGGGCCGGCTTCTGATGTGGCGCGGCGTGAATCCGCTCGGCGCCATCGTGGACGTCGCGTTTCTGCCCGTGGTTGCGCTCGTTCTGTTGCGCGTGCTGCTAACGGCGAAGAATCGTCACAATGTCTTTTTGCCGCTCGCGCTCGGCTTGCTCGCGCTGCTCAACGTGCTCTTCCACGTATGGGCAAGCCATGGTCACAGCGACTGGGCATTACGCGGCGGCTGGTTCGCGGTCGGTATGCTGGTGCTGTTCGTGACGATCATCGGCGGGCGCATCATTCCGTCGTTCACGGCTAATGCGGTGCCGGGTTTCAGCGCAAAGCGCTGGCGTGCCGTCGAAGCGACCGTTATTCCGGCCACTTTGCTGGCGTTTCTGCTCGATGCGCTAGGCGCGCCGTGGTTGGCGATCGTTGCCGTGTCCGCCGCGGCGGCGCTCGTTCATGGCCTGCGGCTCGCCGGATGGCGTTCATGGCGCGTTGGCAATCGCCCGATCCTGCTCATTCTCCATATCGCCTACGCGGGCATTCCATTGGGCTTCGTGATGCTGGCACTCGCCGTGCTCGGCGTCGCGCCGCATTCGGCCGCGATTCATATGTTCACGGTCGGCGTGATCAGTTGCGCAATCATCGCGATGATCACGCGCACTGCACGCGGACATACCGGACGCCCGCTGGTGGCCGGCAGCGTCGAACTCGCCTGCTACGGCCTGTTGATTCTGGCGACGCTGATCCGCGTGTTCGGCCCCTGGTTCGCACCGCGATTCTCGATGAACTGGATCTACGCATCCGGTCTATGCTGGGCAGCCGCGCTGATTCTCTATTGCGTTCGATACGCGCCGTGGCTGGTGCTCGCCCGAGCCGACGGCAAGCCCGGATGA
- a CDS encoding VOC family protein, with the protein MTIRFHPRRLGHVNLWVHDLERSIRFYETVCGIALVRRERDILIGFHSNGNTHHDIGLIETSKGFDRIGRDGSVQIPKTRGVAVGLNHLGWEMENEAELVAAYQRALTTGDRYRALDHLISHSIYLSDPDGNGHEFYADAIPDWRVVYNLDRDDEVTAHWDPLAQPADATPFYVEQAPISRVDGAPLHPSHLCGATIATSNFEAMWAFFAEVAGLTPLDTQRRDGKRRAQFAGGVGRVDLTLAEVAGDARRGLQSFTFELDETGDLMALGRALSARTGIAARVDRDERREALTFDDPDGFALRFVNPLHARQRAPA; encoded by the coding sequence ATGACGATCCGCTTTCATCCGCGCCGGCTCGGCCACGTCAATCTGTGGGTACACGATCTGGAGCGCTCGATCCGTTTCTACGAAACCGTGTGCGGTATCGCGCTGGTCAGGCGCGAGCGCGACATCCTGATTGGCTTCCATTCGAACGGCAACACGCATCACGATATCGGTCTGATCGAGACGTCGAAGGGCTTTGATCGCATTGGCCGCGACGGCAGCGTGCAGATTCCGAAAACGCGCGGCGTTGCGGTCGGGCTCAATCATCTCGGCTGGGAAATGGAGAACGAGGCGGAACTGGTCGCCGCGTATCAACGTGCGCTAACAACAGGCGACAGGTACCGCGCGCTCGATCATCTGATTTCGCACAGCATCTATCTGTCCGATCCCGACGGCAACGGTCACGAGTTTTACGCCGATGCGATTCCCGACTGGCGCGTCGTGTACAACCTCGATCGCGACGACGAGGTCACCGCGCATTGGGATCCGCTCGCGCAGCCCGCCGACGCCACGCCGTTCTATGTTGAGCAGGCGCCGATTTCGCGGGTCGACGGCGCGCCGCTGCATCCATCGCATCTGTGCGGCGCGACGATCGCGACATCGAATTTCGAAGCGATGTGGGCATTCTTCGCCGAAGTGGCCGGCCTCACGCCGCTCGATACGCAACGCCGCGATGGCAAACGCCGCGCGCAGTTCGCGGGCGGTGTCGGCCGCGTCGATCTGACGCTCGCCGAAGTGGCGGGCGACGCGCGTCGCGGCCTGCAGTCGTTCACGTTCGAACTCGATGAGACCGGCGATCTGATGGCGCTAGGCCGCGCGTTGAGCGCACGCACCGGCATTGCCGCGCGCGTCGATCGCGATGAGCGGCGCGAAGCGCTGACATTCGACGATCCGGACGGCTTCGCGCTGCGCTTCGTCAATCCGCTGCACGCGCGGCAACGCGCGCCGGCCTGA
- a CDS encoding aromatic ring-hydroxylating oxygenase subunit alpha: MQQAVVRPPTHNSADADLAIDDLVRDDRVRADVYTDAHLFDLEMERVFNRAWIFMAHESQVPNAGDFVTSAIGRQPVIVVRDAKGAINVLYNRCPHRGAIVCRESEGNTHRFACPYHGWNFRIDGELSGIPFRSAYDDEFLQSEDLSLARVARVENYRGFVFACASHDGPSLVDYIGPLKDGIDNLLDRSPSGEVFVSAGVHRYRYKGNWKMQLENGLDEYHPPFSHASTVRPGGQQLQRAYAAKTGYKVLSDKDPNEADAKSHYDHGEVHGARYGQAYLTIPDATRRSELEVPEYRQGLIDRHGEQRALEIIENSNMSNAVFYPSLIVRVSGNMHIRVVRPISVGETEVLVWPMQVKGVPEQVNKGIVRYANVHVSVSSFVQTDDLEIFERVYEGLQARQPQWVMLARGVGREWDGPYPDEKVGYATWETGMRAQFRYWKQLMSENT, translated from the coding sequence ATGCAGCAAGCCGTAGTGCGACCGCCGACGCATAACAGCGCCGACGCGGACCTTGCAATCGACGATCTGGTGCGCGACGACCGCGTGCGCGCCGATGTGTACACCGACGCGCATCTGTTCGATCTCGAGATGGAACGCGTCTTCAATCGCGCGTGGATTTTCATGGCGCACGAGAGCCAGGTGCCGAATGCAGGCGATTTCGTGACATCGGCGATTGGGCGTCAGCCGGTGATCGTCGTGCGCGATGCGAAGGGTGCGATCAATGTGTTGTACAACCGTTGTCCGCATCGCGGGGCGATCGTGTGCCGTGAGTCGGAGGGCAATACGCACCGCTTCGCCTGCCCATATCACGGCTGGAATTTCCGCATCGATGGCGAGCTGTCCGGCATTCCATTTCGCTCCGCGTACGACGACGAATTCCTGCAAAGCGAGGACTTATCGCTCGCGCGCGTCGCGCGGGTCGAAAACTATCGCGGCTTCGTGTTCGCGTGCGCGTCGCACGACGGTCCTTCGCTCGTCGATTACATCGGCCCGCTAAAAGACGGCATCGACAATCTGCTCGACCGCTCGCCGAGCGGCGAGGTATTCGTGTCGGCGGGCGTGCATCGCTATCGCTACAAGGGCAACTGGAAGATGCAGCTCGAAAACGGGCTCGACGAATATCACCCGCCGTTTTCGCATGCATCGACGGTACGTCCCGGCGGTCAGCAACTGCAACGTGCGTATGCGGCGAAGACCGGCTACAAGGTGCTGTCCGACAAGGACCCGAACGAAGCCGATGCGAAGTCGCACTACGACCACGGCGAAGTGCACGGCGCGCGCTACGGCCAGGCCTATCTGACGATTCCCGATGCAACACGCCGCAGCGAACTCGAAGTGCCCGAATACCGGCAAGGTCTGATTGATCGGCATGGCGAACAACGCGCGCTCGAGATCATCGAGAACAGCAATATGAGCAACGCGGTGTTCTACCCGAGCCTGATCGTGCGCGTCAGCGGCAACATGCATATCCGCGTGGTGCGGCCGATTTCCGTCGGTGAAACTGAGGTACTGGTGTGGCCGATGCAAGTGAAGGGCGTGCCGGAGCAGGTCAACAAGGGCATCGTGCGCTACGCCAATGTGCACGTATCGGTCAGCTCGTTCGTGCAAACCGATGACCTCGAAATTTTCGAGCGCGTGTACGAAGGGCTGCAAGCGCGTCAGCCGCAGTGGGTGATGCTCGCGCGCGGTGTCGGGCGCGAATGGGACGGTCCGTATCCGGACGAGAAGGTCGGCTACGCGACATGGGAAACCGGCATGCGCGCGCAGTTTCGTTACTGGAAGCAACTGATGTCGGAGAACACGTGA